The proteins below are encoded in one region of Kineosporia corallincola:
- the dnaE gene encoding DNA polymerase III subunit alpha, with the protein MSDFVHLHVHTEYSMLDGAAKNKKLFAEAERQGSPAIAMSDHGNMFGAYEFYQIGKKGPVKPIIGIEAYVAPDSRHDRKAIFWGKAGRGVADDGSEGGKDVSGGGKFTHMTMWAKNATGLRNLFRLSSIASYEGFFGKPRMDMELISQHAEGIIGTTGCPSGAVQTRLRLGQWDEAVKVAGAYQDMLGKENYFLELMDHGIDIEHEVRADLLKLAKHLDIPLLATNDSHYVLESEADAHDSLLAIGVGKNKDDPNRFRFNGSGYYLKTAEEMRALFKELPDACDNTLRVAEMVESYEDVFTYVDRMPQFDVPEGETQESYLRQNVEIGLKKRYGDPIPEHVLDRYETEMKVIGPMGFSSYFLIVSDICRQARDTGVPVGPGRGSATGSIVAYATRITELDPLEHDLLFERFLNPDRISPPDVDLDFDDRQRDKMVKYVTEKYGADYTSQVNTFGTIKAKAAIKDASRILGYPFSMGDRITKAMPPDVMGKGVPLADLFNKNHDRYAEGGEFRTLVETDPEVKRVYNTGLGIESLIRGTGVHAAAVILSSAPLLDLVPMHKRQSDGTLLTGFAYPQCEEMGLMKMDFLGLRNLGIIDHAIKIIEANTGVRLDTLELPLDDEKTYKLLARGETLGVFQLDGGPMRALLKLMEPTRFEDIAAVLALYRPGPMAANAHINYALRKNGKQDVVPIHPDLEEVLEPILGNTFHLLVYQEQIMATARAVAGYTLGQADLLRRAMGKKKKEILEKEFVTFETGMKSNGYGDEAIKALWDVMLPFAGYAFNKSHTAGYGLVAYWTAYLKANYPAEYAAALLTSVDDSKDKAAIYLADARSIGINILQPDVNESVADFTAVGENVRFGLRAVRNVGDNVIASIIAARQEKGAFTSFADFLDKIDLPACNKRAIDSLIRGGAFDSLGHSRKGLIAIAEQAVDSVMGVKRAAGIGQDDLFGSIDAGPENFGLHLDIDEGEWGMKEKLAFERDMLGLYVSSHPLDGTERILARERDVSIAEMHAMDHAPQGNITLSGLVTTVERRVSAKSGNPWAKLIVEDKDASAEVSFFGQSWAAIAPVVTEDMVVSVTGIIQDREGAYSMMGRELKILDVSTVSNGSTPVVLSIPTHRVNPDLTEKMRQILTNHPGDNPVHLYLRERNRQIVMELPKYPVTVSSALMGELKALLGSTAVTL; encoded by the coding sequence GTGAGTGACTTCGTCCATCTGCATGTGCACACCGAGTACTCCATGCTGGATGGAGCGGCGAAGAACAAGAAGTTGTTCGCCGAGGCGGAGCGCCAGGGCTCGCCCGCGATCGCGATGAGTGACCACGGCAACATGTTCGGCGCCTACGAGTTCTACCAAATCGGCAAGAAGGGCCCGGTCAAGCCGATCATCGGGATCGAGGCCTACGTGGCTCCCGATTCCCGTCACGACCGCAAGGCGATCTTCTGGGGCAAGGCCGGGCGTGGCGTCGCGGACGACGGGTCCGAGGGCGGCAAGGACGTCTCCGGTGGCGGCAAGTTCACCCACATGACCATGTGGGCCAAGAACGCCACGGGCCTGCGCAACCTCTTCCGGTTGTCGTCCATCGCCTCGTACGAGGGCTTTTTCGGCAAGCCCCGGATGGACATGGAGCTCATCTCCCAGCACGCCGAGGGCATCATCGGCACCACCGGCTGCCCTTCCGGCGCGGTGCAGACCCGGCTGCGGCTGGGCCAGTGGGACGAGGCGGTCAAGGTCGCCGGGGCCTACCAGGACATGCTCGGGAAGGAGAACTACTTCCTCGAGCTGATGGACCACGGCATCGACATCGAGCACGAGGTCCGCGCCGACCTGCTCAAGCTCGCCAAGCACCTGGACATCCCCCTGCTGGCGACCAACGACAGCCACTACGTGCTGGAGAGCGAGGCCGACGCCCACGACAGCCTCCTGGCCATCGGCGTCGGCAAGAACAAGGACGACCCGAACCGGTTCCGGTTCAACGGCTCGGGGTACTACCTCAAGACGGCCGAGGAGATGCGGGCCCTCTTCAAGGAGCTGCCCGACGCGTGTGACAACACGCTGCGCGTGGCCGAGATGGTCGAGTCCTACGAAGACGTCTTCACCTACGTCGACCGGATGCCCCAGTTCGACGTGCCCGAGGGCGAGACCCAGGAATCCTATCTGCGGCAGAACGTCGAGATCGGCCTGAAGAAGCGCTACGGCGACCCGATCCCCGAGCACGTGCTCGACCGGTACGAGACCGAGATGAAGGTCATCGGCCCGATGGGGTTCTCCAGCTACTTCCTCATCGTCTCCGACATCTGCCGCCAGGCCCGCGACACCGGCGTCCCGGTCGGCCCGGGCCGTGGATCGGCCACCGGCTCGATCGTGGCCTACGCCACCCGGATCACCGAGCTGGACCCGCTGGAACACGATCTGCTGTTCGAGCGGTTCCTCAACCCCGACCGCATCAGCCCTCCGGACGTCGACCTCGACTTCGACGACCGCCAGCGCGACAAGATGGTCAAGTACGTCACCGAGAAGTACGGCGCCGACTACACCTCCCAGGTCAACACCTTCGGCACGATCAAGGCCAAGGCCGCGATCAAGGACGCCAGCCGCATCCTCGGTTACCCCTTCTCCATGGGTGACCGCATCACCAAGGCCATGCCGCCGGACGTCATGGGCAAGGGCGTACCGCTCGCGGACCTGTTCAACAAGAACCACGACCGGTATGCCGAGGGCGGCGAGTTCCGGACCCTGGTCGAGACCGACCCCGAGGTCAAGCGCGTCTACAACACCGGTCTGGGCATCGAGAGCCTGATCCGCGGAACCGGTGTGCACGCCGCGGCGGTGATCCTCTCCTCTGCTCCGCTGCTGGACCTGGTGCCGATGCACAAGCGCCAGTCGGACGGCACTCTGCTGACCGGTTTCGCCTATCCTCAGTGCGAGGAAATGGGCCTGATGAAGATGGACTTCCTCGGGCTGCGCAACCTCGGCATCATCGACCACGCCATCAAGATCATCGAGGCGAACACCGGCGTCAGACTCGACACGCTCGAACTTCCCCTCGACGACGAGAAGACCTACAAACTCCTGGCCCGCGGCGAGACTCTCGGCGTGTTCCAGCTCGACGGCGGGCCCATGCGGGCCCTGCTCAAGCTGATGGAACCGACCCGGTTCGAAGACATCGCCGCCGTCCTGGCGCTGTACCGTCCCGGCCCGATGGCCGCCAACGCGCACATCAACTACGCGCTGCGCAAGAACGGCAAGCAGGACGTCGTCCCGATCCACCCGGACCTGGAAGAGGTCCTGGAACCGATCCTGGGTAACACCTTCCACCTGCTGGTCTACCAAGAGCAGATCATGGCGACCGCCCGGGCCGTGGCCGGCTACACCCTGGGTCAGGCCGACCTGCTGCGCCGGGCCATGGGTAAGAAGAAGAAGGAGATCCTGGAGAAGGAGTTCGTCACCTTCGAGACCGGGATGAAGAGCAACGGCTACGGCGACGAGGCGATCAAGGCGCTGTGGGACGTCATGCTCCCGTTCGCCGGTTACGCCTTCAACAAGTCGCACACCGCCGGCTACGGGCTCGTCGCCTACTGGACCGCGTACCTCAAAGCCAACTACCCGGCCGAATACGCCGCCGCGCTGCTGACCTCGGTCGACGACAGCAAGGACAAGGCCGCGATCTACCTGGCCGACGCCCGTTCCATCGGCATCAACATCCTCCAGCCCGACGTCAACGAGTCCGTCGCCGACTTCACCGCCGTCGGCGAGAACGTGCGCTTCGGCCTGCGGGCGGTGCGTAACGTCGGCGACAACGTCATCGCCTCGATCATCGCCGCCCGCCAGGAGAAGGGCGCCTTCACCTCGTTCGCCGACTTCCTGGACAAGATCGACCTGCCGGCCTGCAACAAGCGGGCCATCGACTCGCTGATCCGCGGTGGGGCGTTCGACTCCCTCGGTCACTCCCGCAAGGGCCTGATCGCGATCGCGGAGCAGGCGGTCGACTCGGTCATGGGCGTCAAGCGCGCCGCCGGCATCGGCCAGGACGACCTGTTCGGTTCCATCGACGCCGGCCCGGAGAACTTCGGTCTGCACCTGGACATCGACGAGGGCGAATGGGGGATGAAGGAGAAGCTCGCCTTCGAGCGGGACATGCTCGGTCTGTACGTCAGCAGTCACCCCCTCGACGGGACCGAGCGGATCCTGGCCCGGGAGCGTGACGTGTCCATCGCCGAGATGCACGCGATGGACCACGCCCCGCAGGGCAACATCACGCTCTCCGGCCTGGTCACCACGGTCGAGCGCAGGGTGTCGGCCAAGAGCGGTAACCCCTGGGCGAAACTGATCGTCGAAGACAAGGACGCCAGCGCCGAGGTCTCGTTCTTCGGTCAGTCCTGGGCCGCGATCGCCCCGGTCGTCACCGAGGACATGGTGGTGTCCGTCACCGGCATCATCCAGGACCGGGAGGGGGCCTACAGCATGATGGGGCGCGAACTCAAGATCCTCGACGTCTCAACGGTTTCCAACGGCAGTACGCCGGTGGTCCTGTCGATCCCGACGCACCGGGTCAACCCTGACCTGACCGAGAAGATGCGCCAGATCCTGACCAACCACCCTGGCGACAACCCGGTGCACCTGTACCTGCGCGAGCGCAACCGCCAGATCGTCATGGAGCTGCCCAAATACCCGGTCACCGTCAGCAGCGCCCTGATGGGTGAGCTCAAGGCACTCCTAGGATCCACCGCGGTCACCCTGTGA
- a CDS encoding MarR family winged helix-turn-helix transcriptional regulator — protein MTSEPEDFEHDSVGAWAKKYYFASRAMIDSTLRPYNLGSTQWYVLHHLAHEGPTPQRDLVQKLGIERASMTGIVATLVRKGLVSQETASGDQRRRTLSLTPVGERLWQELPNPIEHILTVAFGDVDQDDLATTLRVLRSATRRLNDRA, from the coding sequence GTGACCAGCGAGCCAGAAGACTTCGAGCACGACTCGGTCGGCGCCTGGGCGAAGAAGTACTACTTCGCCAGCCGGGCGATGATCGACTCCACCCTGCGGCCCTACAACCTGGGGTCCACCCAGTGGTACGTGCTGCACCACCTGGCGCACGAGGGGCCGACCCCGCAGCGCGACCTGGTCCAGAAGCTCGGCATCGAACGGGCCAGCATGACCGGGATCGTCGCGACCCTGGTGCGAAAAGGGCTGGTGTCCCAGGAAACCGCTTCCGGTGACCAGCGCCGGCGCACCCTCAGCCTCACCCCCGTGGGCGAACGGCTGTGGCAAGAACTCCCCAACCCGATCGAGCACATCCTCACCGTCGCGTTCGGCGACGTCGACCAGGACGACCTGGCCACCACGCTGCGCGTGCTGCGCTCCGCGACGCGACGGCTGAACGATCGTGCCTGA
- a CDS encoding DUF6300 family protein, which yields MTRPVHGSPDEPAPGCPLIVETTEQAPTCPGCGRQGILAATVPHTVTDERGHETTGTAVAVLCQTCHLDDPQAGPLITYFAVHGSITAETLEQATSLVAGWLAAVRVEPFSGEGPERQNEA from the coding sequence GTGACCCGTCCGGTCCACGGCAGCCCGGACGAACCCGCTCCGGGCTGCCCGCTGATCGTCGAGACCACGGAGCAGGCTCCCACCTGCCCCGGCTGCGGCCGCCAGGGCATCCTGGCGGCCACCGTCCCGCACACCGTCACCGACGAGCGCGGCCACGAAACCACCGGCACGGCCGTGGCCGTGCTGTGCCAGACCTGCCACCTCGACGACCCGCAGGCCGGGCCGCTCATCACCTACTTCGCCGTGCACGGCAGCATCACGGCCGAAACCCTGGAACAGGCAACGAGTCTGGTGGCCGGGTGGCTGGCCGCCGTGCGGGTCGAGCCGTTCAGCGGTGAAGGGCCGGAGCGGCAGAACGAGGCCTGA
- a CDS encoding alcohol dehydrogenase catalytic domain-containing protein, translating to MKALAYEKAHPLDAFALELMDVDEPRTRDSDLLIEVRAVGVNPGEALIRQMRSAPPGGRVVLGWEFAGVVVATGSATHGFAVGDRVMGTGDVTRDGCWAERVAVDHRVAARIPDQLSFTDAASLPVGGLTAWEALFRDQGGLPAGVGNVLVVGGAGGVGSMATQLLRSRTSARVIATASRPESRAWCTAMGADLVVDHTADVAGRLRTAGVEQIDLVLSTRGTAGNIGWITDVLRPFGHLATTDLTGTTDIEPLIQKSVSVHTEMVFSRVVTGHELHRQGQILAELASHARPIVTTRLHGLTVDSMRQAHALAESGRTVGKTVITA from the coding sequence GTGAAGGCACTGGCATACGAAAAGGCCCACCCCCTGGATGCGTTCGCTCTGGAACTCATGGACGTCGACGAACCGCGGACGCGTGACAGTGATCTGCTGATCGAGGTGCGGGCCGTGGGCGTCAACCCGGGTGAGGCGCTCATCCGGCAGATGCGCAGCGCACCCCCGGGTGGACGCGTCGTCCTCGGCTGGGAGTTCGCCGGGGTGGTGGTCGCAACCGGTTCGGCGACACATGGTTTCGCCGTGGGCGACCGGGTCATGGGCACCGGGGACGTCACCCGGGACGGCTGCTGGGCCGAACGCGTGGCCGTCGACCACCGGGTCGCCGCCAGGATCCCGGATCAGCTCTCCTTCACGGATGCCGCCTCCCTGCCCGTCGGCGGCCTCACCGCCTGGGAAGCCCTGTTCCGGGATCAGGGCGGACTACCGGCCGGGGTCGGGAACGTCCTGGTCGTCGGCGGCGCCGGAGGCGTGGGCTCGATGGCGACGCAACTGCTCAGGAGCCGGACGTCCGCGCGGGTGATCGCCACCGCCTCCCGGCCCGAATCCCGCGCATGGTGCACGGCCATGGGGGCCGATCTGGTCGTCGACCACACCGCGGACGTCGCCGGCCGGCTGCGGACCGCGGGCGTCGAGCAGATCGATCTGGTGCTCTCCACCCGGGGCACCGCCGGCAACATCGGCTGGATCACCGACGTCCTGCGTCCGTTCGGTCATCTGGCGACCACCGACCTCACCGGCACCACCGACATCGAACCCTTGATCCAGAAATCCGTATCCGTGCACACGGAAATGGTTTTCAGCCGGGTCGTCACCGGCCACGAACTTCACCGGCAGGGACAGATCCTCGCCGAACTGGCGAGCCACGCACGCCCGATCGTGACCACACGACTGCACGGTCTCACCGTGGACTCCATGCGGCAGGCCCACGCGCTGGCCGAAAGCGGTCGCACCGTCGGGAAAACCGTCATCACCGCCTGA
- a CDS encoding TetR/AcrR family transcriptional regulator, protein MPRLTQEQKKLNHDKIVEAAGRGFRTHGVHGIGIAELMKSAEMTHGGFYNHFGSKDDLAREVLRQGFVSSLAALAGIREEHPGSARAALDQMFDTYLNPEHRDHPETGCASAALVTDAGRDGAGAQSEYQHGLEGFFGAITEMVLENASQSGTDLSAGQAREQAIALFSQMVGSLVVSRAVARSAPDLADEILAAGNARLKQA, encoded by the coding sequence GTGCCCCGCCTCACGCAGGAGCAGAAGAAGCTCAACCACGACAAGATCGTCGAGGCCGCGGGCCGGGGCTTCCGCACCCACGGCGTCCACGGGATCGGCATCGCCGAGCTGATGAAGTCGGCCGAGATGACGCACGGCGGCTTCTACAACCACTTCGGCTCCAAGGACGACCTGGCCCGGGAGGTCCTCCGCCAGGGCTTCGTCAGTTCCCTCGCGGCTCTGGCCGGCATCCGCGAAGAGCATCCCGGCTCGGCCCGGGCGGCCCTGGACCAGATGTTCGACACCTATCTGAACCCCGAGCACCGCGACCACCCCGAAACCGGCTGCGCGTCAGCCGCACTGGTCACCGACGCCGGACGGGACGGTGCCGGGGCGCAGTCCGAGTACCAGCACGGACTCGAGGGCTTCTTCGGCGCCATCACGGAGATGGTGCTGGAGAACGCGTCCCAGTCCGGCACCGACCTGAGCGCCGGGCAGGCCCGCGAGCAGGCCATCGCCCTGTTCAGCCAGATGGTCGGCTCGCTGGTGGTCTCCCGGGCGGTCGCCCGATCGGCCCCGGACCTGGCGGACGAGATCCTCGCGGCCGGTAACGCCCGGCTCAAGCAGGCCTGA
- a CDS encoding SDR family oxidoreductase, with product MGKLLVTGATGNLGRQTLELLLESVPADRLAGLARTPERAADLAGRGVDIRQGDYLDQASLVRAFDGVDRLLLVSAQAFTDRNTQHLNAITAAKQAGVKHVIYTAIQRDEALGINQVGVTESDVFTEQALRASGLTYTILYNPMYLDQFDGYVGADAYEKGVRVPPGEGTMAPALLRDLAAGNVAVLTQDGHENKTYTLNGSEAASYRDIAATLSEIHGRTVPYLPVTVEEFHESYVRNGLPEPVAEFLTAWVAGVGLGSFSKSTDDLERLIGYRPTGYREFLEKNYPSVAPRTGSGA from the coding sequence ATGGGCAAGCTGCTCGTCACCGGAGCCACCGGAAACCTGGGCCGTCAGACCCTGGAACTCCTCCTCGAGAGCGTCCCCGCCGATCGCCTGGCCGGGCTCGCCCGCACCCCCGAGCGGGCGGCCGACCTGGCCGGACGGGGGGTGGACATCCGCCAGGGCGACTACCTCGACCAGGCCTCGCTGGTGCGGGCCTTCGACGGGGTGGACCGGCTGCTGCTCGTCTCGGCGCAGGCCTTCACCGATCGAAACACCCAGCACCTCAACGCCATCACGGCGGCGAAGCAGGCCGGTGTGAAGCACGTGATCTACACGGCGATCCAGCGCGACGAGGCACTCGGCATCAACCAGGTGGGTGTCACCGAGTCCGACGTGTTCACCGAGCAGGCGCTGCGTGCCTCCGGGCTGACGTACACCATCCTCTACAACCCGATGTACCTCGACCAGTTCGACGGATACGTCGGAGCCGACGCGTACGAGAAGGGTGTGCGTGTTCCCCCGGGCGAGGGCACCATGGCACCGGCCCTGCTGCGCGACCTCGCCGCCGGCAACGTGGCCGTGCTCACCCAGGACGGCCACGAGAACAAGACCTACACGCTCAACGGCAGCGAGGCCGCGTCGTACCGGGACATCGCCGCCACCTTGAGCGAGATCCACGGCAGGACGGTTCCCTACCTTCCCGTCACCGTGGAGGAGTTCCACGAGAGTTACGTCCGGAACGGCCTTCCCGAGCCGGTCGCCGAGTTCCTGACGGCCTGGGTGGCCGGCGTCGGCCTCGGCTCGTTCAGCAAGAGCACCGACGACCTGGAGCGGCTCATCGGCTACCGGCCCACCGGCTACCGGGAGTTCCTGGAGAAGAACTATCCCTCGGTCGCACCTCGAACGGGGTCCGGCGCCTGA
- a CDS encoding FtsK/SpoIIIE domain-containing protein has protein sequence MLADGEPLGLDRLLPPLLPTREHGLRAVPAPGSPPLPRLHVPVGVAAEPAHGLCLADLGGHTLVLGQAGSGRGSTLGTLVAGLALTHSPETVQVYCLTGGADGEDPVADLAALPHVGAVVDASDRAAAIALLQHLGRRPDQDVDVYLVADCPSHLAALGPELVATADAAPGREVHLLLAADSLEQVPAPLRTWFTTRVELDVEPDVKLDVEPGAGPGRAGSGRVIGLDGKARAFTGVVTRIGVEAPGTGPGDARRHLAAEVARHWAPRPPAPEVAGLSSSTSPKDRPGTSTALRVRLGLDGPDGRPMTHDFGRHRALIVRGPAGSGKTALLRDLATELVRDRTPAQVRILLVDYRAGLIDAVDEKYLLGHAFHPGALQDLIDGTLWALAGRGGDAAWRGPRLYVLVDDHVHAANDEDIWAPVLRHLEADHDAGVHLVLAEAAGQPDVTQDDEISSITLSQALGEIGAAVVDLGQ, from the coding sequence TTGCTTGCGGACGGTGAACCGCTGGGTCTGGACCGGCTCCTGCCCCCTCTGCTGCCCACCCGCGAGCACGGGTTGCGAGCCGTGCCGGCGCCCGGCTCCCCGCCGTTGCCGCGGCTGCACGTGCCGGTCGGTGTGGCCGCCGAACCCGCGCACGGGCTGTGCCTGGCCGATCTGGGCGGGCACACGCTGGTGCTGGGCCAGGCCGGATCGGGGCGCGGCAGCACGCTGGGCACGCTGGTCGCCGGCCTGGCGCTGACCCACTCCCCCGAGACCGTGCAGGTCTACTGCCTCACCGGCGGGGCCGACGGTGAGGACCCGGTCGCCGACCTGGCCGCCCTCCCGCACGTGGGCGCCGTGGTGGACGCCTCGGACCGGGCCGCCGCGATCGCGTTGCTCCAGCATCTGGGCCGACGACCGGACCAGGACGTCGACGTGTACCTGGTGGCCGACTGCCCGTCACACCTGGCGGCTCTCGGCCCCGAGCTGGTGGCCACCGCCGACGCCGCCCCCGGCCGCGAGGTGCATCTGCTGCTAGCCGCCGACTCCCTGGAGCAGGTGCCCGCCCCGCTGCGCACCTGGTTCACCACCCGGGTGGAACTGGACGTGGAACCGGACGTGAAGTTGGACGTGGAGCCGGGCGCCGGGCCGGGCCGGGCCGGGTCCGGGCGTGTCATCGGGCTGGACGGCAAGGCCCGGGCGTTCACCGGTGTCGTCACGCGGATCGGCGTCGAGGCCCCGGGCACCGGTCCTGGGGACGCCCGCCGTCACCTGGCCGCCGAGGTGGCCCGGCACTGGGCGCCCCGTCCGCCGGCCCCGGAGGTCGCGGGGCTCTCGTCGTCCACCAGCCCGAAGGACCGGCCGGGCACCAGCACGGCGTTGCGGGTGCGGCTCGGCCTCGACGGCCCGGACGGCCGGCCGATGACGCACGACTTCGGGCGGCATCGCGCCCTGATCGTGCGCGGCCCCGCCGGCTCCGGGAAGACCGCGCTGCTGCGCGATCTCGCGACCGAGCTGGTACGCGACCGCACGCCCGCACAGGTGCGGATCCTGCTGGTCGACTACCGGGCCGGGCTGATCGACGCGGTCGACGAGAAATACCTGCTGGGCCACGCTTTTCACCCGGGGGCCCTGCAAGACCTGATCGACGGCACGCTCTGGGCCCTGGCCGGCCGGGGCGGTGACGCCGCCTGGCGCGGCCCCCGGCTGTACGTGCTGGTCGACGACCACGTGCACGCGGCGAACGACGAGGACATCTGGGCGCCGGTGCTGCGGCACCTGGAGGCCGACCACGACGCCGGGGTCCACCTGGTGCTGGCCGAGGCCGCCGGGCAGCCCGATGTCACGCAGGACGACGAGATCAGCAGCATCACCCTCAGCCAGGCGCTGGGCGAGATCGGTGCTGCGGTGGTCGATCTGGGGCAGTAG
- a CDS encoding NADPH-dependent F420 reductase produces MDVGTIGAGAVAQAVARHLVAAGHRVMLSNSRGPASLDEVVAGLGPLASAGPVAEAAAADLVLLAVRWSDVPAALAGAPAWNGRILVDATNHVLGPTVADLAELGDETSSEFVARHAPGARVVKAFSTLYGSYIAADPRHADGRQILFCAGDDAEAKAVFQRTFDAVGFAPVDVGTLREGGRLMQVGGGPLSALHALRQD; encoded by the coding sequence ATGGACGTGGGAACGATCGGGGCGGGAGCCGTCGCGCAGGCCGTCGCCCGTCACCTCGTGGCAGCGGGCCACCGCGTGATGCTGAGCAACAGCCGCGGGCCGGCGTCGCTGGACGAGGTCGTGGCCGGACTGGGACCGCTGGCCAGTGCCGGCCCGGTCGCCGAGGCCGCGGCGGCCGACCTGGTGCTCCTCGCCGTCCGGTGGAGCGACGTACCGGCCGCGCTGGCCGGCGCGCCGGCCTGGAACGGGCGCATTCTGGTGGACGCCACCAATCACGTCCTCGGCCCGACCGTCGCGGACCTCGCCGAGCTCGGCGACGAGACCAGCAGCGAGTTCGTTGCCCGCCACGCTCCCGGCGCGCGGGTGGTGAAGGCCTTCAGCACCCTGTACGGGTCGTACATCGCGGCGGATCCCCGGCATGCCGATGGCCGGCAGATCCTCTTCTGCGCCGGTGACGACGCCGAGGCCAAAGCGGTCTTCCAGAGGACGTTCGACGCCGTCGGTTTCGCTCCGGTGGACGTGGGGACGTTGCGCGAGGGCGGCCGGCTCATGCAGGTCGGAGGGGGCCCGCTCTCCGCGCTCCACGCTCTCCGCCAGGACTGA
- a CDS encoding NAD-dependent epimerase/dehydratase family protein yields MTILVTGATGLVGTRLLPRLIGAGHELRALVRAGKQVPEGVESVEGDLLDPQSLIKAVEGVTAVVHLAAVLRTPDPDLIRRANIDATRNLIDAVRTHSPQARFIMASTGLVYDHHLSHPARENDPTHPQMPYPATKVVAENDLRASGLTWSVLRFGFVYGDQDGHLESAPRLLGTWNWHSAQPMSLVHHRDIATAVGLGLAGAFDGHTVNVVDDLPTSLHEIARIVGADYPESTGPVTDPWTGSLDGTLIRSLGYEPTVRTVYQAAAEGIL; encoded by the coding sequence ATGACCATTCTCGTCACCGGCGCCACCGGCCTCGTCGGCACCCGCCTCCTGCCCCGCCTGATCGGTGCCGGGCACGAGCTGCGGGCCCTGGTCCGGGCCGGCAAGCAGGTTCCCGAAGGCGTCGAGAGTGTCGAAGGTGACCTGCTCGACCCGCAGAGCCTGATCAAGGCGGTCGAGGGCGTCACCGCCGTCGTTCACCTGGCCGCCGTCCTGCGCACCCCGGACCCGGACCTGATCCGCAGGGCCAACATCGACGCCACCCGCAACCTGATCGACGCGGTCAGAACTCATTCTCCGCAGGCCCGTTTCATCATGGCCAGCACCGGCCTGGTCTACGACCACCACCTGTCCCACCCCGCCCGCGAAAACGACCCCACCCACCCGCAGATGCCCTACCCTGCCACCAAGGTCGTCGCCGAGAACGACCTGCGGGCCAGCGGACTCACCTGGAGCGTGCTGCGCTTCGGGTTCGTCTACGGTGACCAGGACGGCCACCTGGAGTCGGCGCCCCGGCTGCTGGGCACCTGGAACTGGCACTCGGCCCAGCCGATGAGCCTGGTGCACCACCGCGACATCGCCACCGCCGTGGGCCTGGGCCTGGCCGGCGCCTTCGACGGCCACACCGTCAACGTCGTGGACGACCTGCCCACCAGCCTGCACGAGATCGCCAGGATCGTGGGCGCGGACTACCCCGAGTCCACCGGGCCGGTCACCGACCCCTGGACCGGCAGCCTCGACGGCACCCTCATCCGCAGCCTCGGCTACGAACCGACCGTCCGCACCGTCTACCAGGCGGCGGCGGAAGGCATTCTGTAG